One part of the Vogesella sp. LIG4 genome encodes these proteins:
- a CDS encoding S8 family serine peptidase, with product MANLSACGRVTMLALAVSVACAASQPALAASYAPWLTQIGLNDTVASAANWGYGQVLGVVDTGVSASSPEFASGQVSRTLSSCAALSFSCSNGFQDDNGHGTAVASIAAGYKTMPFTASAGGYTTKAGSLIGVAPLANIVAEKVLNAQGSAYSTDVANGVRKAADAGATVINLSLTFNNDAATVQAINYAAAKGAFIVWAGGNSAANLLGGANTSGLTDVAIKHLLFAGSVNSQSALSSFSNKPGSGALLSSSGARTGYASRWLMAPGESIIAPYILDNNNLYLWSGTSMSTPIVSGSLMLLQNAWPILRTNGTTADLLLLTAKDLGSAGVDSTYGSGLVSLQTAFQPYGALTVTGANGKPVTVSSLSGAMISSGALGNLSTVKSQLSAYTAFDSFTRNFSVNLSGLLTSVTAKATLNPLPSNTFSAPKVMKLADGAELAYASESVALPRIGQDFGFQDSGNQPPLATFGYAMYAGRQGDVMAMGYGAPAAYGFSRALFNDDLMARQALAFEQGAIGNVAQGGYQLSYGSKLGSARVALSYTTNQQTTGSDAANTSNAQYKVGVSLPLGESLRAGLSYGEVNESNGLLGSSYAQNGLLSLGGNHSSVVGASLAYRLDANSGLLLNAELGHTRAAQGSGLLSETSAIVSNAFGISWLRQNLLNTQDQLSLSLTQPLRVASGRVALLTASTDADGRPVYGKSWSSLAPSGREMDLTLAYTTPLHKSGVLQWQAGYQKDAGNSSGNNRGVLGMNWKNSF from the coding sequence ATGGCAAATCTTTCTGCATGCGGCCGCGTGACCATGCTCGCGCTGGCTGTGTCTGTGGCGTGTGCTGCATCGCAGCCGGCACTGGCCGCAAGCTACGCTCCCTGGCTTACCCAGATCGGTCTGAACGATACCGTGGCTTCCGCCGCCAATTGGGGCTACGGCCAGGTGCTGGGCGTGGTGGACACCGGGGTAAGCGCCAGCAGCCCGGAGTTTGCCAGCGGGCAGGTTTCCAGGACGCTCAGCAGTTGTGCGGCGCTCAGCTTCAGTTGTTCCAATGGTTTCCAGGATGACAATGGCCACGGCACGGCGGTGGCCAGCATTGCCGCCGGCTACAAGACCATGCCGTTCACCGCTTCGGCTGGCGGCTACACGACCAAGGCCGGCAGCCTGATCGGCGTGGCACCGCTGGCGAATATCGTGGCGGAAAAGGTGCTGAACGCCCAGGGCAGCGCATATTCCACCGATGTGGCCAACGGGGTGCGCAAGGCGGCCGATGCCGGCGCCACGGTGATCAACCTGTCGCTTACTTTCAACAACGACGCCGCCACGGTGCAGGCCATCAACTACGCGGCTGCCAAGGGCGCGTTCATTGTGTGGGCGGGGGGCAATAGTGCGGCCAACCTGCTGGGCGGCGCCAATACCAGCGGCCTGACCGACGTGGCCATCAAGCACCTGCTGTTTGCCGGCTCGGTGAACAGCCAGAGTGCGCTGTCCTCGTTCAGCAACAAGCCGGGCAGCGGGGCGCTGCTCAGCAGCAGCGGCGCCCGCACGGGGTATGCTTCGCGCTGGCTGATGGCGCCGGGCGAATCCATCATCGCGCCGTATATCCTGGACAACAACAATCTGTACCTGTGGTCGGGCACCTCGATGTCCACGCCCATCGTCAGCGGCTCGCTGATGCTGCTGCAGAACGCCTGGCCCATCCTGCGCACCAACGGTACTACCGCCGACCTGCTGCTGCTGACCGCCAAGGACCTGGGGTCGGCCGGGGTGGACAGCACTTATGGCAGCGGGCTGGTCAGCCTGCAGACCGCGTTCCAGCCCTATGGCGCGCTGACGGTTACCGGCGCCAACGGCAAGCCGGTGACAGTCAGCTCCCTGAGCGGCGCGATGATCAGCAGTGGTGCGCTGGGCAACCTGAGCACGGTGAAATCGCAGCTGAGCGCCTATACCGCGTTCGACAGCTTTACCCGCAATTTCAGCGTCAACCTGTCTGGCCTGCTGACTTCGGTGACGGCGAAGGCCACGCTGAACCCGCTGCCGAGCAATACCTTCTCCGCACCCAAGGTGATGAAGCTGGCCGACGGCGCCGAGCTGGCTTACGCCAGCGAGAGCGTGGCCCTGCCGCGCATAGGGCAGGATTTCGGCTTTCAGGACAGTGGCAATCAGCCGCCGCTGGCCACCTTTGGCTACGCCATGTATGCCGGCCGCCAGGGGGATGTGATGGCGATGGGCTATGGCGCACCGGCGGCCTACGGTTTCAGCCGCGCGCTGTTCAATGACGACCTGATGGCGCGCCAGGCGCTGGCCTTCGAGCAGGGCGCCATCGGCAACGTGGCGCAGGGTGGTTACCAGCTGAGCTATGGCAGCAAGCTGGGCAGTGCCCGGGTGGCGCTGTCGTACACCACGAATCAGCAGACCACAGGCAGCGATGCGGCCAACACCAGTAATGCCCAGTACAAGGTGGGGGTTTCCCTGCCGCTGGGAGAGAGCCTGCGTGCCGGCCTGAGCTATGGCGAGGTGAACGAGAGCAACGGCCTGCTGGGCAGCAGCTATGCGCAGAACGGCCTGCTGTCGCTGGGCGGCAACCACAGCTCGGTAGTCGGCGCTTCGCTGGCCTACCGGCTGGATGCCAACTCCGGCCTGTTGCTGAACGCCGAGCTGGGGCATACCCGTGCCGCCCAGGGTAGCGGCCTGCTCAGCGAAACCAGCGCCATCGTCTCCAACGCGTTCGGTATTTCCTGGCTACGCCAGAACCTGCTCAACACGCAGGATCAGCTGTCGCTGTCGCTGACCCAGCCGCTGCGCGTGGCTTCCGGCCGGGTCGCCCTGCTGACCGCCAGTACCGATGCCGATGGCCGCCCGGTATACGGCAAGAGCTGGAGCAGCCTGGCGCCGAGCGGGCGCGAAATGGACCTCACCCTGGCGTACACCACGCCGCTGCACAAGAGCGGTGTGCTGCAGTGGCAGGCCGGCTACCAGAAAGATGCCGGCAACAGCAGCGGCAACAACCGCGGGGTGCTGGGCATGAACTGGAAGAACAGCTTCTAA
- a CDS encoding TatD family hydrolase has translation MFIDTHLHLDAAEFSPNRAELWQAARLAGVSQAIVPAVSAANFAMVRQMRDEFGVAVAYGLHPMYLAEHTDAHLELLADYLQRERPVAVGECGLDLFVPGLDPLRQEQLLLAQLRLARRFELPVILHVRRAQDQVLKCLRQVPVRGGVAHAFNGSAQQAEAFIKLGFCLGFGGAMTYQGSQRIRRLAASLPMSAIVLETDGPDIPPEWAQGQPNAPANLARIAGVLAVLRNMSVADIAQETSANARRMFVDL, from the coding sequence ATGTTCATCGATACCCACCTGCATCTGGATGCTGCCGAATTTTCCCCCAACCGTGCCGAGTTATGGCAGGCTGCGCGCCTCGCCGGCGTGTCGCAGGCCATTGTGCCGGCGGTGAGTGCGGCCAACTTTGCCATGGTCCGGCAGATGCGCGACGAGTTCGGCGTGGCGGTGGCCTACGGCCTGCATCCGATGTACCTGGCCGAGCACACCGATGCGCACCTGGAGTTGCTGGCGGACTACCTGCAGCGCGAACGCCCGGTGGCGGTGGGCGAGTGCGGGCTGGACCTGTTCGTGCCCGGGCTGGACCCGCTGCGGCAGGAGCAACTGTTGCTGGCGCAACTGCGGCTGGCGCGGCGCTTCGAGCTGCCGGTGATCCTGCATGTGCGTCGCGCGCAGGACCAGGTTCTCAAGTGCCTGCGGCAGGTGCCGGTGCGCGGCGGGGTGGCGCATGCCTTCAATGGCAGCGCGCAGCAGGCCGAGGCGTTCATCAAGCTGGGGTTCTGCCTGGGCTTTGGCGGGGCGATGACCTATCAGGGCTCGCAGCGCATCCGGCGGCTGGCCGCCAGCCTGCCCATGTCCGCCATCGTGCTGGAAACCGATGGCCCGGACATTCCGCCGGAATGGGCGCAGGGGCAGCCCAATGCGCCGGCCAACCTGGCGCGTATCGCCGGGGTGCTGGCGGTGTTGCGGAATATGTCTGTAGCGGATATCGCGCAGGAAACCAGTGCCAACGCCCGGCGAATGTTTGTCGATTTGTAA
- a CDS encoding methyl-accepting chemotaxis protein, which produces MFKHVYLSTRIVAGFAALVLLLLFVAISGVSVLHQAGNSFQNVVEGRLQFSNGVQSLRADMGNLRRFEKDTFINLADAGKRNDYIAKWGDSLNTARSHLQEADKFADSDSRAQIQTLNQALGNYEQGFKTVTGQIAAGTVGSTLDANKAMGPFKSAIHSMEALTQHLVDSAVAGARTDEQGAMAAIAASTRLLLIVSGVGVLLAVAIAAGIVQSIRQPLQQITQRVEQLAASRDLRDQLPDYGRNEIGRVAQALNTLLTSVRELIGESRQHSERLVHAADQLSGVSQNISGAAANQSQAASACAAAIEQLTVSVTVMADSAQGVEQQVRGAAGAAEQGAELAGTAARQIQHIADNISNTGTAIDSLNQRSGEIGNIVGVIHDIADQTNLLALNAAIEAARAGESGRGFAVVADEVRKLAERTSQATAEIAQRIQGVQADTNAAHRAMQQAGELVAAGVEDTGRVVQALQQIRMSSLDSVHKVAEMAAAVQEQGVASQDIARSMEQIAQMNDRTSLSVRESADLAGGLKQQAGELDVSITRFTV; this is translated from the coding sequence ATGTTCAAGCACGTCTATTTATCAACCCGCATCGTGGCCGGTTTTGCCGCGCTGGTGCTGCTGCTGCTGTTTGTCGCCATCAGCGGCGTGAGCGTGCTGCATCAGGCCGGGAACAGTTTCCAGAACGTGGTGGAGGGCAGGCTGCAGTTCAGCAATGGCGTGCAGTCGCTGCGTGCCGATATGGGCAACCTGCGCCGCTTCGAGAAAGATACCTTCATCAACCTGGCGGATGCCGGCAAGCGCAACGACTACATCGCCAAGTGGGGCGACAGCCTGAACACGGCGCGCAGCCACCTGCAGGAGGCGGACAAGTTCGCCGACAGCGACAGCCGCGCGCAGATCCAGACACTGAACCAGGCGCTGGGCAATTACGAGCAGGGCTTCAAGACGGTAACCGGGCAGATTGCCGCTGGTACGGTGGGTAGCACGCTGGATGCCAACAAGGCGATGGGGCCGTTCAAGAGCGCCATCCACAGCATGGAAGCGCTGACCCAGCACCTGGTGGATTCGGCGGTAGCCGGCGCCCGAACCGACGAGCAGGGCGCCATGGCCGCCATTGCCGCGTCCACCCGGCTGCTGCTGATTGTCAGCGGCGTGGGCGTGCTGCTGGCAGTGGCCATTGCGGCGGGTATCGTGCAGTCGATCCGCCAGCCGCTGCAGCAGATTACCCAGCGGGTGGAGCAGCTGGCGGCCAGCCGCGATCTGCGTGACCAGCTGCCGGACTACGGCCGCAACGAGATCGGCCGCGTGGCGCAGGCGCTGAACACCCTGCTGACATCGGTGCGGGAGCTGATTGGTGAGTCGCGCCAGCATTCGGAACGGCTGGTGCATGCCGCCGACCAGTTGTCCGGCGTCAGCCAGAATATTTCCGGCGCGGCGGCCAACCAGTCACAGGCGGCCTCCGCCTGTGCCGCGGCCATCGAGCAGCTTACCGTCAGCGTGACTGTGATGGCGGACAGCGCCCAGGGCGTGGAACAGCAGGTGCGCGGCGCCGCCGGCGCGGCCGAGCAGGGGGCCGAGCTGGCTGGTACCGCGGCGCGGCAGATCCAGCACATCGCCGACAATATCAGCAATACCGGCACGGCTATCGACAGCCTCAACCAGCGCTCAGGCGAAATCGGCAACATTGTCGGCGTGATCCACGATATTGCCGATCAGACCAACCTGCTGGCGCTGAATGCGGCTATCGAGGCGGCGCGCGCCGGGGAATCCGGCCGCGGCTTTGCGGTGGTGGCGGACGAAGTGCGCAAGCTGGCCGAGCGCACCAGCCAGGCCACGGCGGAGATTGCACAGCGCATCCAGGGCGTGCAGGCGGATACCAACGCCGCTCACCGCGCCATGCAGCAGGCCGGCGAGTTGGTGGCGGCCGGGGTGGAGGATACCGGCCGTGTGGTGCAGGCCTTGCAGCAGATTCGCATGTCGTCGCTGGATTCGGTGCACAAGGTGGCGGAAATGGCCGCGGCGGTGCAGGAACAGGGCGTGGCCAGCCAGGATATCGCGCGCAGCATGGAGCAGATTGCGCAGATGAACGACCGTACCAGCCTGTCGGTACGCGAATCCGCCGATCTGGCCGGCGGCCTGAAGCAGCAGGCGGGCGAGCTGGATGTCAGCATCACGCGCTTCACGGTGTGA
- a CDS encoding TolC family outer membrane protein, whose amino-acid sequence MNFRRKYLHGYTLMALMAMTVPAISHALDLKDAVMETVKSNPEVGMKWYAFRSSVEDKGIARADFFPTADISYTTGHENLRNPINATTATDTSFDRHGYQATLTQNLFQGFQTVNQLKQMDYTARGRYYEYLAAAEAQGLEAVRAFIDVVRYSKLVEIAQENYAIHKGIYEQILQRVSQGVGRRVDLEQINGRLGLAESNLINEMSNLHDVSARYERIMGSPPPQELVLPALDLGMVPNSNELMPLADKNNPSLLAARSFYRAAEHDINVRKGAFSPRVDLRANHLETSNYQGLNNNYRDTAVELVVSMNLLRGGADRARLRSATEHLGEAEALGVKACRDMRQQVSIADNDVVKITSQLDALRQHAISTEKARDAYRAQFDIGQRTLLDLLDSENEVFDAKREQLNGEMNQELATYRVMAESGRLLQALQIMPQDSDLNKVDDLTYPSCPTDYTAPTTLDKNKIPAQSLTAPVVANTKPAPLQKDVTVRVQVQFDLDSAKLRPESLPALDQLATTLSMPEMANKHFRVEGHTDTTGGFNHNLDLSKRRAQAVRDYLVTKGIPASRLDNEGYGSTHLLPNLAPTDPTHRRVVVVIQDNAGPAVPMASKKIKSVKAKKPKKMLPEASNP is encoded by the coding sequence ATGAACTTTCGTCGTAAATATCTGCACGGTTATACGCTAATGGCATTGATGGCTATGACCGTGCCAGCCATTTCCCACGCCCTTGATCTCAAGGACGCCGTCATGGAAACCGTGAAGAGCAACCCGGAAGTAGGCATGAAATGGTACGCCTTCCGCTCCAGCGTCGAAGACAAGGGCATTGCACGCGCCGATTTCTTCCCGACCGCGGATATCAGCTACACCACCGGCCACGAGAACCTGCGCAACCCGATCAATGCGACCACCGCGACCGATACCAGCTTCGACCGTCACGGCTACCAGGCAACCCTGACTCAAAACCTATTCCAGGGTTTCCAAACCGTCAACCAACTTAAGCAGATGGACTATACCGCCCGCGGCCGCTACTACGAGTACCTTGCCGCCGCCGAGGCACAGGGTCTGGAAGCGGTACGTGCCTTCATCGACGTGGTGCGCTACAGCAAGCTGGTGGAAATCGCCCAGGAAAACTACGCCATCCACAAGGGCATCTACGAGCAGATCCTGCAGCGCGTGTCGCAGGGTGTGGGCCGCCGCGTGGACCTGGAACAGATCAACGGCCGTCTGGGTCTGGCCGAGTCCAACCTGATCAACGAGATGTCCAACCTGCATGATGTGTCCGCCCGCTACGAGCGCATCATGGGCTCGCCGCCGCCGCAGGAGCTGGTACTGCCGGCCCTGGACCTGGGCATGGTGCCGAACAGCAACGAACTGATGCCGCTGGCCGACAAGAACAACCCGTCGCTGTTGGCCGCACGCTCGTTCTACCGCGCCGCCGAGCACGATATCAACGTGCGCAAGGGTGCCTTCTCGCCGCGCGTTGACCTGCGTGCCAACCACCTGGAAACCTCCAACTACCAGGGTCTGAACAACAACTACCGCGATACCGCGGTGGAACTGGTAGTGAGCATGAACCTGCTGCGTGGCGGTGCCGACCGTGCGCGCCTGCGTTCCGCCACCGAGCACCTGGGCGAAGCCGAGGCGCTGGGCGTGAAGGCCTGCCGCGACATGCGCCAGCAGGTGAGCATTGCCGACAACGATGTGGTGAAAATCACCAGCCAGCTGGATGCCCTGCGCCAGCACGCCATCTCCACCGAGAAGGCGCGCGATGCCTACCGCGCCCAGTTCGACATCGGCCAGCGCACCCTGCTTGACTTGCTGGACAGCGAAAACGAAGTGTTCGATGCCAAGCGTGAACAGCTCAATGGCGAGATGAACCAGGAACTGGCCACCTACCGCGTGATGGCCGAATCCGGCCGTCTGCTGCAGGCGCTGCAGATCATGCCGCAGGACAGCGACCTGAATAAGGTGGATGACCTGACCTACCCGAGCTGCCCGACCGACTACACCGCGCCGACCACGCTGGACAAGAACAAGATTCCGGCACAGAGCCTGACCGCCCCGGTGGTGGCCAACACCAAGCCGGCGCCGCTGCAGAAGGACGTAACCGTACGGGTACAGGTGCAGTTCGACCTGGATTCCGCCAAGCTGCGTCCGGAAAGCCTGCCGGCACTGGATCAGCTGGCAACCACGCTGAGCATGCCGGAAATGGCCAACAAGCACTTCCGTGTTGAAGGCCATACCGACACCACCGGTGGCTTCAACCACAACCTGGACCTGTCCAAGCGCCGCGCGCAGGCTGTACGCGACTACCTGGTAACCAAGGGTATTCCGGCCAGCCGTCTGGATAACGAAGGCTATGGCAGTACCCACCTGCTGCCGAACCTGGCGCCGACCGATCCGACCCACCGTCGCGTGGTTGTGGTGATCCAGGACAACGCCGGCCCGGCCGTGCCGATGGCAAGCAAGAAGATCAAGTCCGTCAAGGCCAAGAAGCCGAAGAAGATGTTGCCTGAAGCCAGCAACCCTTAA
- a CDS encoding transglutaminase-like cysteine peptidase, translating into MTFADRRWRWGWLLLVCSILLTLAGVGVASVTAERAEQLYGPQVLRIYRDWLQLVLKLGKEPSEDVKVREVNQFFNQRLRYVEDIVLWKQEDYWATPLEAMSKGGGDCEDYAFAKYFTLKELGIAPQKLRMIYVKARIGGPNSPITQAHMVLAYYPTATAEPLVLDSLLTSILPASQRSDLQPVFSFNAEGIWVGNSAAPNASADRLTRWRQLIDKMKAEGFIN; encoded by the coding sequence GTGACTTTTGCTGACCGGCGCTGGCGGTGGGGCTGGTTGCTGCTCGTCTGCAGCATCCTGCTGACGCTTGCCGGCGTGGGGGTGGCCAGCGTGACAGCCGAGCGCGCCGAGCAGTTGTACGGGCCGCAGGTGCTGCGAATCTATCGAGATTGGTTACAACTGGTGCTGAAGTTGGGCAAGGAGCCCAGCGAGGACGTGAAGGTGCGCGAGGTCAACCAGTTCTTTAATCAGCGTTTACGCTATGTTGAAGATATCGTGCTGTGGAAGCAGGAGGATTACTGGGCGACGCCGCTGGAGGCCATGAGCAAGGGCGGTGGCGACTGCGAGGACTACGCCTTTGCCAAGTACTTCACGCTGAAGGAGCTGGGCATTGCACCGCAGAAACTGCGCATGATTTACGTCAAGGCCCGCATTGGCGGCCCGAACAGCCCGATCACCCAGGCGCACATGGTGCTGGCGTACTATCCGACCGCCACGGCGGAGCCGCTGGTGCTGGACAGCCTGCTGACCAGCATCCTGCCGGCCTCGCAGCGCAGCGACCTGCAACCGGTGTTCAGTTTCAATGCCGAGGGCATCTGGGTGGGTAACAGTGCGGCGCCGAATGCCAGTGCCGACCGCCTGACGCGCTGGCGGCAACTGATAGATAAAATGAAGGCAGAAGGTTTTATCAATTGA
- a CDS encoding EAL domain-containing protein produces MKRVSLIQQLWFLVVSAVVLAAAGSLVANLYNARDYLEQQLATQSADAANSLALLITQNHAEKAMGETLINAAFDQGHFRRITWLDPDGKPKIQRVNEVQFGGAPGWFRRVLPLNASPARAMISSGWMQAGVVEVVSDASYAYVSLWQGALTVSFWVLMAGVVVGLIGSVGVNTIRRQLLAVVDQAKAITQRRFVTIPEPEGPEMGRLAQAMNAMVTRVKVMFEEEAARLEEMRQQINFDKVTALANRDYFMGRLGATLGEPDVAQEMLVLIRIGALAELNAHLGRPLTDEMLAQFGRALRDTRRFGDDSIAARLNGADFTLMAQQSCVDADKVRELHDELAAQLSSFAGQPVLLAMAATDLRQGDSIRDVMSRLDAALALSEVNGSTRVEVAVGNVAKPLAITAEQWGGLLDRAVAERGFKLVRFAVRGSDGGMLHEEAPLRLKQGEDWLPAGQFLPMAIRTRRVAALDLAAVAMALEQLAAEPACAGLGVNLAAESLDDDGFIVQLATLIRGQRQAAARLWLEMAEAGIMPRFERFRALCLALEELPCRIGIEHFGRQFSLIGQLHDLGIDYLKVDGSFVQQIEQQSGNQTFLKGVCNIAHNIGLGVIAEGVKTEPEATMLFSLGFDAITGPGVK; encoded by the coding sequence ATGAAACGTGTTTCCCTGATACAACAGTTGTGGTTTCTGGTCGTCTCGGCGGTGGTGCTGGCGGCGGCAGGCAGCCTGGTAGCCAACCTCTACAACGCCCGCGACTACCTGGAGCAGCAGCTGGCCACGCAGAGTGCCGATGCGGCCAACTCGCTGGCGCTGCTCATCACCCAGAACCACGCCGAGAAGGCCATGGGCGAGACACTGATCAACGCCGCCTTCGACCAGGGTCACTTCCGCCGTATCACTTGGCTGGACCCGGATGGCAAGCCCAAGATCCAGCGCGTGAACGAAGTACAGTTCGGCGGTGCGCCGGGCTGGTTCCGCCGCGTTCTGCCGCTGAACGCTTCCCCGGCGCGGGCGATGATCAGCAGCGGCTGGATGCAGGCAGGTGTGGTCGAAGTGGTCAGTGATGCCAGCTACGCCTACGTTTCCTTGTGGCAGGGCGCGTTGACGGTGTCGTTCTGGGTACTGATGGCCGGCGTGGTGGTAGGGCTGATCGGCTCGGTCGGCGTCAATACCATCCGCCGCCAGTTGCTGGCGGTGGTGGACCAGGCCAAGGCGATTACCCAGCGCCGTTTCGTCACCATTCCGGAGCCGGAAGGCCCGGAAATGGGCCGCCTGGCCCAGGCGATGAACGCCATGGTGACGCGGGTGAAAGTGATGTTCGAGGAAGAAGCGGCGCGGCTGGAGGAAATGCGCCAGCAAATCAACTTCGACAAGGTGACGGCGCTGGCCAACCGCGATTACTTCATGGGCCGGCTGGGCGCCACGCTGGGCGAGCCGGACGTGGCGCAGGAAATGCTGGTGCTGATCCGCATCGGCGCGCTGGCCGAGCTCAACGCCCATCTGGGCCGCCCGCTCACCGACGAAATGCTGGCACAGTTCGGCCGTGCCTTGCGCGATACCCGGCGCTTTGGCGACGACAGTATCGCCGCCCGCCTGAACGGCGCCGACTTCACCCTGATGGCGCAGCAAAGCTGTGTCGATGCCGACAAGGTGCGCGAACTGCATGACGAACTGGCCGCGCAACTGAGCAGCTTTGCCGGCCAGCCGGTGCTGCTGGCGATGGCGGCTACCGATCTGCGCCAGGGCGACAGCATCCGCGACGTGATGTCGCGGCTGGATGCCGCACTGGCCTTGTCCGAGGTGAATGGCAGCACGCGGGTGGAAGTGGCTGTCGGCAACGTTGCCAAGCCGCTGGCGATTACCGCCGAACAATGGGGCGGGCTGCTGGATCGGGCGGTGGCGGAGCGTGGCTTCAAGCTGGTGCGTTTTGCGGTGCGAGGTTCCGATGGCGGCATGCTGCACGAGGAAGCGCCGCTGCGGCTGAAGCAGGGCGAGGACTGGCTGCCGGCCGGGCAGTTCCTGCCGATGGCGATTCGTACCCGTCGTGTCGCCGCGCTGGATCTGGCGGCGGTGGCGATGGCGCTGGAACAGTTGGCCGCAGAGCCGGCCTGCGCCGGGCTGGGGGTGAACCTGGCGGCGGAATCGCTGGACGACGACGGTTTCATCGTGCAGCTGGCAACGCTGATCCGTGGCCAGCGCCAGGCGGCGGCCCGGCTGTGGCTGGAAATGGCCGAGGCCGGCATCATGCCGCGTTTCGAACGCTTCCGTGCGCTGTGCCTGGCTTTGGAAGAGCTGCCGTGCCGGATCGGTATCGAGCACTTTGGCCGCCAGTTCAGCCTGATCGGCCAGCTGCACGACCTGGGTATCGATTACCTGAAGGTGGATGGCAGTTTCGTGCAGCAGATCGAGCAGCAAAGCGGCAACCAGACCTTCCTCAAGGGGGTGTGCAATATCGCCCACAACATCGGCCTGGGGGTGATTGCCGAAGGGGTGAAGACCGAGCCGGAGGCCACCATGCTGTTCTCGCTGGGCTTCGATGCCATTACCGGGCCGGGCGTGAAATAA
- a CDS encoding Tim44 domain-containing protein: MNSRVKTTILAFSLITLLASSFADAARLGRGRSAGMQRAAPTQSYQPAPAPRAPMQPAPTPAPQKGSGIGGMVAAGAAGAAAGYLLGNAMHDGKAGNGQSGGFPWLFVIGGALAGLALLSFFRNRAAKQQRRDPAPQSGQPMYYQPQPAQGGIPPIGSGMQQYGSGTTPPPASLQRLPDGTEVPHFLRQAKATFLHLQNLNSLDSLEEIRKYMTPDLFQALKEDIAANTEPADFPQLDCQVVEATTEAGRMICSVRFSGQVSESVGSPTLPFSETWHYVKDDASNGKWLVAGIQQG; the protein is encoded by the coding sequence ATGAATTCCCGAGTGAAGACGACCATTCTGGCCTTCTCCCTCATCACCCTGCTGGCCAGCTCGTTCGCCGACGCCGCCCGCCTGGGCCGCGGCCGCAGCGCCGGCATGCAGCGCGCCGCGCCGACGCAGAGCTACCAGCCTGCCCCGGCACCGCGCGCGCCGATGCAGCCGGCACCCACCCCGGCACCGCAGAAAGGCAGCGGCATTGGCGGCATGGTAGCCGCCGGTGCTGCCGGCGCCGCAGCCGGTTACCTGCTGGGCAACGCCATGCATGACGGCAAGGCCGGCAACGGCCAGTCCGGCGGCTTCCCGTGGCTGTTCGTAATCGGTGGCGCACTGGCCGGCCTGGCCCTGCTGTCCTTCTTCCGCAACCGTGCGGCCAAGCAGCAGCGCCGCGACCCGGCACCGCAGTCCGGCCAGCCGATGTACTACCAGCCGCAACCGGCTCAGGGCGGCATTCCGCCGATCGGCTCCGGCATGCAGCAGTACGGCAGTGGCACCACCCCGCCGCCGGCCAGCCTGCAGCGCCTGCCTGATGGTACCGAGGTGCCGCACTTCCTGCGCCAGGCCAAGGCTACCTTCCTGCATCTGCAGAACCTGAACTCGCTGGACAGCCTGGAGGAAATCCGCAAGTACATGACGCCGGACCTGTTCCAAGCGCTGAAGGAAGACATTGCGGCCAACACCGAACCGGCCGACTTCCCGCAGCTGGATTGCCAGGTGGTGGAAGCCACCACCGAAGCCGGCCGCATGATCTGCAGCGTGCGCTTTAGCGGCCAGGTCAGCGAAAGCGTGGGCTCGCCGACGCTGCCGTTCAGCGAAACCTGGCACTACGTGAAGGACGACGCCAGCAACGGCAAGTGGCTTGTGGCCGGCATCCAGCAGGGCTGA
- the tsaA gene encoding tRNA (N6-threonylcarbamoyladenosine(37)-N6)-methyltransferase TrmO yields the protein MRFELDTIGVIHSPYQEKFGIPRQPALAPSAPVTLELLPPYNQPDCVRGLEAFSHVWLTFVFHETAARGWQPLVRPPRLGGNAKVGVFASRATHRPNALGLSLVELKGIDSSNGVTLQLAGADLLDGTPVLDIKPYIPFVEAKPEARGGFVDGPPPQLAVQWHERARADLAAWPDTPPWLLPLIEEVLAQDPRPAYQDDPARVYGIRLAHCDVRFGVQGNIVTVLEIVTPAQN from the coding sequence ATGCGCTTCGAACTCGATACCATCGGCGTGATCCACTCGCCGTACCAGGAAAAATTCGGCATTCCGCGCCAGCCGGCGCTGGCGCCCTCGGCCCCGGTGACGCTGGAACTGCTGCCACCTTACAACCAGCCCGACTGCGTGCGCGGGCTGGAGGCGTTTTCGCACGTCTGGCTGACATTCGTGTTCCACGAAACCGCCGCCCGTGGCTGGCAGCCACTGGTGCGCCCGCCGCGACTGGGCGGCAATGCCAAGGTGGGCGTGTTCGCCAGCCGCGCCACCCACCGCCCCAACGCACTGGGGCTGTCGCTGGTGGAACTCAAGGGCATAGACAGCAGCAATGGCGTCACCCTGCAGCTGGCCGGCGCCGACCTGCTGGACGGCACGCCGGTGCTGGACATCAAGCCCTACATTCCCTTCGTGGAAGCCAAGCCGGAAGCGCGCGGCGGCTTTGTCGACGGCCCGCCGCCGCAACTGGCGGTGCAATGGCATGAGCGCGCCCGCGCCGACCTGGCCGCCTGGCCCGATACCCCGCCGTGGCTGCTGCCGCTGATCGAGGAAGTGCTGGCGCAGGACCCGCGCCCGGCCTACCAGGACGACCCGGCGCGGGTGTACGGCATCCGCCTGGCGCACTGTGACGTGCGCTTCGGCGTACAGGGCAATATCGTCACCGTGCTTGAAATTGTCACCCCCGCCCAGAACTAA